The stretch of DNA GTCATTCGATGAGATACGAAAGAAATTGCACTCCTCATTGCTGAGAATCTCACTGTTCACAATCGCTGAAACAATTTTGAGTTTATCAGATTCATCAGGAATTAACACTATTGTTTTCGAATTAAAAATAGCATGCAATTTTTCAACTGCGAATTTTGAAGCATCCTGCTCATTGTCAAAATCTCCTAATCTGGAGCTTAGCTCATAAAGCCGCCGAAATCTAGTTTCTTCGTTTTTTATTGCCTTATTCTTGGCTTTGATCACATCGGATAGCTTTCCTGACGTATATCCAACAATCAAAAAGATGATAAACGATAGTATATAACGAAGGTCATTCACGCTAAATCTATAATAGGGCTCAATAAATAAGAAATCAAATAATAATACTCCAACCAGTGCTGTAAAAAAAGAGTAAGCCACACCATAACGGACTGCAGAAAAAAGAGTTAAAAGGAGATATAGTAGTGTGATATTAACAATTCCAAGTAAATCTTTTCCAATAAAAGAGATACCCGTTATGCCGACTAACATAACCAGTGAATTTAGATAATAGCGAAGATTATCGGATATCCCCTCTAAAGGCTTAATCTGTTCAAATAAAGAGGTGTTTTTTTTCTCAAATGGAACGACATCAATGATACATTTAGGCTTTCTATCCATTACACTTTTAGTCAGATTTGGAAACATTAACCCGAAAAAGCGACTTTTAGGACGAGTCATCACCAATTCAGTGATACCATACTCCTCGATTGACTCGATTACTGAATCAGTTTTATCTCCAGATACTTTAGAAACAATTGTAGCACCTAATCTTTCAGCAAGTTTGACATGTTTGCGTATCTTCTCACTTTTTTTGGAATTTCCTGGGGCATCAGAAGTGATTTGCAATGCGATTAATGGTGCTTTTAATGAATCACTGAGCCGTTTGGCATAACGTACCGCATCCATTGACTCTTCGTGATGATCAATACAAACCATAACCGTGTTGGTTTGAACCCGTCTGCCATCACGTTTGGCAACTGAATATTCGTTGATCTCATCGCTTACTTTAAGAGCAGCTTTACGTAATGTGAGCTCACGCAATTTATTAAGATTTTGTTCTGTGAAGAAATTATTGAGTGCAGACTCAACCCTATTTTGTGGGTAAATTTTGCCATTTTTTAGCCGCTCGATCAGCTCATCTGGCGGTGTATCGATGAGCCGAAAACTGTCCACTCTCTCCAAAATACTATCGGGAACTGTTTCAATTACGCGAACATTTGTGAGTGAATAAACGACATCATTAAGGCTCTCAATGTGTTGAATGTTCATCGTCGCAATAACATCAATGCCATGTGAGAGAATTTCAAGAACATCCTGATAGCGCTTTTCGTAGCTAGAACCTTGTGTATTGGAATGAGCAAGTTCGTCAATCAGTACCACTTCAGGGTCACGTTTGAGAATCGCATCGATATCGACTTCACTAAATTCCGCTCCACCGTAACGAATCTTTTTGCTAGGGATAACTTCCAAACCTTCGGCTAACGATTCAGTTTCCATACGTCCATGTGCTTCAAGATACCCAACGACCACATCAATACCACTTTCTTGGAGTTGACGCCCTTTTAAGAGCATGGCATAAGTTTTACCTACTCCAGCAGCAGCACCAAGATAAAGGATAAAATTTCCCTGTTCAGCTTTTTGTATCTCTTCTAGGAGACTTTCAGCCTTAGATTTTAACTTTTCCAAATTCTCTGTCTAATGTTAAATTTAATGTTACGACATTTATTTTTTCTTCCCCTATGATACTCCAATAAACCTTTTGAGTATTTTTATGAATAACATCTATCACTTTAGATTCTTCAATTCCACGTGATAGGGCTACTCGTTTTGCCTGTATCATTGCATTCACCACAGTGATGTGCGGATCAAGTCCACTTCCACTAGTCGTCACTGCATCCATTGGAACCTTTTGAGTTGCCTTCAATCCATTTTCCATTCGATATGCATTCACTCGCTCTTTCACCGCATCGTGGAGTTTTTGGCTAGTATATCCAAAATTTGATCCGCTCGACGATGTAGCATCATACCCATCCGTTCCTGCTGATGAAGGACGAGGATGAAAATAATACTGCTGTGTAAAATTTTGGGCTATCAATGTCGAAGCTATAGGTGTTTTACCTTCATATACCAATGAGCCATTAGCTTCGGATGCAAATACACTTTCGCCAATTGTATTTATAAGCAATGGATAGGCAAGACCACATATTAGTGTTAATGTTCCAAATACTATAACCGATTTTTTAATTTCTTTTAACATCTTTTTCTCCTTAAACCAAACCGAGTGCACTAATGAGCATATCGATTAATTTGATACCTATAAATGGGGTAATAATTCCCCCTAATCCATAAATAGCGAGGTTACGTCGTAGTGCCGCCTCCTCACTTTGGGCTTTAAACGCTGCTCCTCGTAATGCAACAGGTATTAGTGCCACAATAATAAGAGCATTGAAAATTACCGCTGAGAGTATTGCACTTTTAGGGCTAGTCAAGTCCATGATATTAAGCACCGATAAGGATGGAAAAATAATCACAGCTAAAGCGGGAATGACAGCAAAATATTTTGCCACATCATTTGCAATACTAAACGTTGTTAACGCTCCTCGCGTCGAAAGAAGCTGTTTTCCTACTTCAACAATTTCAAGCAGTTTTGTTGGGCTGCTATCGAGGTCAATCATGTTCGCAGCTTCTTTAGCTGACTGTGTCCCACTATTCATAGCAAGCCCAACATCAGCTTGTGCTAGTGCAGGAGCATCATTAGTGCCATCACCAGTCATTGCGACTAGATGCCCCTCTTTTTGGTACTGCTGAATCAAACGAATTTTGGTCTCAGGAGTCGCTTCTGCGACAAAATCATCCACTCCAGCTTCTGCTGCGATAGCGGCAGCAGTAAGGGGATTATCCCCTGTAATCATAACCGTTTTAATTCCCATTAATCTTAATTGCGCAAACTTTGTTTTAATCCCAGGTTTTACGATATCTTTTAACATCACTACACCCAAAATTTTTGCATTAACCGCAATAACAAGTGGTGTAGCACCCTCTTTAGCAATTTTTTCGCAGATTCCTCTACACTCAACATCGAACATTCCACCATAGTTCTCGACAAATGTAGCAACTGAATCCATCGCCCCTTTTCGGATATGAACATCAGCAATGTTTACACCACTCAAACGAGTATCAGCACTAAAGGCGATTAATGTTTCATTCCCTTCGAGTAATAATGTTTTTGCATTCATAGCTTCCGCAAGAGCCACGATACTACGTCCCTCAGGTGTTTCATCTGCTTTAGATGAAAGAACTGCATAGGAAAGTAGCTCTTCTTGACTCACATTGCCAACAGTAAAAAATTCACTTGCCATACGGTTCCCGAATGTAATAGTTCCAGTTTTGTCAAGCAATAATACAGAAATATCTCCCGCCGTTTCAACCGCTTTACCACTAGTAGCAATAACGTTTTTTTGTAGTAGTCTATCCATACCAGCAATTCCGATAGCACTAAGTAATCCCCCAATGGTTGTCGGTATAAGACAAACAAATAGCGCTGCAAGTACGAGCAATGAAAAGGAACCATTAAAATATCCAACCAAAGGCTGTAATGTCGCTACTGAAAGCAAAAATATTAAACTAAATCCGATAAGAATCAAACTTAATGCAATTTCATTTGGAGTTTTTTGACGTTTAGCACCCTCGACAAGTAAAATCATTTTATCAAGAAAACTCTCGCCCTTAGCTGCTGTTACACGAATTTTAATCCAATCTGATAGAACCGAAGTCCCACCTGTAACCGAACTACGGTCTCCTCCGCTCTCACGGATTACTGGTGCAGATTCTCCAGTAATTGCACTTTCGTTGACACTTGCAACCCCTTCAATTACTTCACCGTCAATAGGGATTAACTCACCAGCCATTACTATTACAATATCACCTTTAGTTAGTAATGATGCATCAATATATTCAGTTTTATCACCTACAAGACGATTGGCTTTCAAGTTGCTTTGAGTTTGACGTAAACTCGATGCCTGTGCTTTTCCTCTCCCCTCAGCCAACGCTTCGGCGAAATTAGCGAACAAGACGGTAAACCAAAGCCAAAATAGGATCTGAAAGTTAAACCAAAAATCAGCAGAATCAAAATTTCCCGTGCAAAAAAGAACCGTACAAAATGCTGAGCACAATGTCACGGCAAAGATGACTGGATTTTTAATCTGATGTTTAGGATTGAGTCGTATAAACGACTCTTTAAATGCATTTTTTATTATTGCGTTATTATTAATTTGAACTGTTTCTTTCATATTTTTTCCTTAATATATCTTGCCAGATAGCATAAGTACATGCTCTGCAATCGCTGTAAACGTTAATGCTGGTAAAAATGTCAACGCTCCCAAAATTAGAATGGTAAACGCCAAAAAGATGGTAAACGTCGTATTATCACTTTTCACTGAACCAGAAGATAGAGCATACGTTTTTTTGTTCGACATACTCACAGCAATTGCAATCATTGGAATGATTACCCCGAAACGACCAATAAACATCGCAATAGCCAACGTAATGTTATAGAACGGTGTATTCGCTGTAAGTCCAGCAAATGCACTTCCATTGTTTGCAGCTGCAGATGTGTAAGCATAGAGAATTTCTCCCAAACCATGCGGTCCAGCGTTGTTTAAGCCTGCTAGTCCATCGGCATAATTCGCCGCAATTGCCGAAAATCCCAAAATTGCCATCGATGGAAGCAATAAAGCGATGATAACAGCTTTAATCTCATAAGCTTCAATCTTTTTACCCAAATACATAGGTGTTTTTCCAACCATTAGACCGATCATAAACATTGAAAGGAGTACATAAACTATCATTGCGTAAAATCCTGCACCGACCCCACCAAAGATAACCTCTCCAACCATCATCTGAAGCATCATTGTCCCACCAGCAAGAGGCGAATAACTGTCATGCATAGAGTTAACTGCACCACATGATGCCGCTGTCGTAACCGTTGCAAATAGACTCGATGCACCTAAAGCAAACCGAACTTCTTTCCCTTCCATACTTGGTCCATTTTCAACACCCAAAGAGCTCAGCATCGCATTTCCCTGCGATTCAGCATAGTACGTACCACCCAGCGTTAGCGCAAACAACAGTGTCATCGCCCCAAAAATAGCAATCCCCTCTCGACGGTTACCTGCAAATTTACCATATGTAAACAACAATGCGACAGGAATTAAAAAGATTGAAAATATTTGTATAAAATTAGTCAATTCATTCGGATTCTCAAAAGGATGGGCACTGTTGACATTGAAAAATCCGCCACCGTTAGTCCCAAGCAGCTTAATTGCCTCTTGACTTGCAACAGGACCCATTGCCAAAGTTTGTTTTGCTCCTTCTATTGTAGTTACATCAATATACGGTGCTAAAGTCTGAATTACCCCTTGTGACACGAAAAAGACTGCACAAATCAGCGCAATTGGCAATAACAAACGTAATGTTGTTTTAGTCATATCAACATAAAAATTGCCAATTCCTCTACCCGTTAAACCACGCATAAGAGCTACTGCCACTGCAGCACCAGTAGCTGCGGAAAGGAAGTTTTGAATACTTAACCCGACCATTTGTGAAAAGTAGCTCATCGTACTTTCACCACCATAACTTTGCCAGTTTGTATTAGTAACAAAACTAATGGCTGTATTGAGTGCTAAATGCCAACTTAAATTCGAGAAATTTTGTGGATTAAGCGGAAACACATTTTGAAAAAATAACATAAAAAATAAAGCAAAAATTCCAAGAATATTAAACACCATCAGTGAAACAGTGTACTCTTTGAAACTTTGTGATTTTTTAGAATCAATACCACTGATACGAAATAAAATATTTTCAATCGGAGATACAATTGGATCTAAAAATGTTTGTTTACCATCAAAAATCTTGTAAATATAATTACCAAGAAAAAAGCCAAAAATGACCACCAAGATTGCGAATAACGCAAATAATACCATGTCTAATTCTTCCATTTATAGCTCCTCAATCTTTACAAGAGAGTAAATGAAGTAAATAAGCAACATTATTGCAAGCGTTGCGCCTGCGATTATTTCAAACATCATGTTTGACTCCACATAAAATAGATTTCAAGTGGTATTGTACTCCGTAATAAGTCAAGAAAATCTCAAATAATTCGGCAATGATGTCAAGAAAAAATCAAGATTTAATATTATACTTCTTGAATAAACTGTAAATCCTTTATCCCAATTTATTATGGCACATGCTATTTAATATAGTTTCAATAATAATCTTTTGATTTCATTAAAATTCTAAAGAAAGAAAAAGTATTTTTTCAAGTAAGGATTCAAAACCTATAGTTCTATTATTTTTATCACTTGGGAAATGTCCAGTTACGGAACGATAGTTTTTTTGATTTATCTTTGTTCAAAAAGTTATTGCATCATCATACATAATTTATCCAAAGTTATTTTGATAGGTTATAGTCTAAATTTTTTTAAATATTAAAATATTTCTTCGTACTATTACTTTTTAATGAATTAATATATTTTGAAACATAAGGTTATAATGGTATTAATATAAAAATTAGACTTAATTAAAAAGTTTTTAGAATCATTTTTAATTTGATTAATAAATCAATATGTTGAATGATTATTAAGTTTTCAATTGATGTTGATATATCTTTAATTCAAGATTATATTTATAAAAATGTAAAAAAAATTTAATTTTATTAACTATTATCATTTTTTAATGAATATGACATTTTATAACTGGTTTAATACTAGAAATATCATAATCAGCTCTTTTTTTTAAGCAACTCAGAAATAACATGAGAATCAGCCATAATTAAGTATCCTTTAAATTTGAGAAAATAGAAAGAATTTAGTAAATTTTAGAGATTTTTTCTTGTGCAAGTGCTACATAATATTGTATTTGTAACTCATCTTTATTCTTCATCTTTATTATAAGTTTTTATTAATTTATAAATTAGAATTACAACTAAAATACCTATTATGCTCACCATTGTTATATTTCCATAAGACATATAAATCCTTTAATTTTATTATAGGTTTATTCTAAATCAAAATCTATCAATTATTTATCAATATATAAAGATAAAAATAAAGATTTTATAAAAACAGTTTTAATTTACTTTAATTAGAAAATAGTACAAAATATGTTCTCAACTAGAGAGATTTATTATCTTCAAAATATAACACTTTATATGATAAACCCTTAATAAATTGGAAAGAAAATCAAACATTTTATTTTAATTTAAAAAAGAACTATACGCCAAAAATTGACGAAAAAAATAACTTGTTTTATGAATTAGAAAGCGAGAAAAAAAATGGAGAATTTTTATTAAATAGTGATAAAAAATATTCAGCAAAAAAATAGTAAATTTATCATCAATTTGTTTTACTAAATTTATTAGAATATCTTTATCAATAGGATTTTGATGTTCTCTCCTTTGAATTGCATGTTTTGAGATGATAAGCTTTGTTTGATTTAATAAATTGTTCATGGTGTCTCTTTTTGGATTTTATAATGTAATTATATATAATATATAAAAATACTTCTTTTTAATAACTTTTATCTTAAAATTCTTAAAACTTCAAATCAAATTAAAGATAAATAATGGATAATAAAAAAACTGCTCCAACTGAAAAAATAAAAAAGATTAAGTGGGGGAGAAAGATTTAAGTAAAGGCTTATATGTTCCAAACACTAATAGCCTCAAAAGAAAAGGCTTTTAGAGATATCATGTGCAATTGACCGACTTAATTACAATGAAGGACCAAAAACAAAAGGAGACGGAATGTATTGGATCTACACAAATTATAATCCGTCAACAAGAAATAGGACACAAAAATGATTGACAAATTGGTACAAAGATGAATTATAAAAACAAGCTCAACAACCTGTACCTGGAGTATGTTCAAAAACTTAAACTTTTTTGGAACAAGCTTACCTTTAATAAAAACTGCTCGTAAGAGATTTTAGAACAATTAAACTGAAGGGCAAGTGGCAAAAAGACTTGATAGTTTGGTCTTTAAATTTTACTTATTCGACACTTGAAAGCTCAAAAATCTCGTTCTTTATACTTGTCCTTCCTCTGTGTTTTGTTGTATATTTATCTAGTGCCTATTACTTTTACTATAGGTTCAATTTCATTTTCTAACAATGTAATTCCAAATTCATGCTTGCTTAGTACTAATATTCTTTTAGTTCTTTGTTTTATTACATCACTATTTATCTTTTGAGGATTATTTTCAAATTCTTTTTTTGATAAATATGTAATAATACCTTCCTTTGATAAATTTGATATTAAATTTATATCAATTCGTTCTACAATAATTTTAAGTAATTTAATGATATCTATTGTCTCTTCTTCTTTAAAAGATAATATATTTGTTGATGTAAAATCAAGACTATTAATTGTTCCTGACCAATAATTATTTAAAATATTACCTTGAGTCGTAATTAAACTTGAAAAGGAAGGTGAAATACTATCAGCAATATGAGTAAAATGATTTCTTCTTAGTCTAATATATTTTAAAGTGTCAATTATCTCTCTATTAATAATATTATAACTTGAGTTAGTTAAAGTTAATATATATTTTTCTTCTAATTCCTTACTGTTTGATAATTGGTATGTTAATGGATTAAAATCTTTTAATAATTGAATACCATCTTTTAGGTAATTACTTGTTACCTCATAGCTAGTTGATATATATGAACCAAAAGTAACTGTTTGATCTGTCAACCCTTGAAATGACAAAAAGTCATACCCTATGACAATTTGTCACCCCTAGTAATTTGTACATTTTTGAGCATTTGATATTGGACAAATTCATCGAACCATTTTTGAGTTGTCCTTAAAAAATTAGTTTCAGCATTTATCGTTAAGAGTTCCTTTTCAAAAAGTTCATTAATTGCTCTTTGCACACTTCTTTTACTAATCCCGAAAATATCAGCAATCGATTGTCTTGAAGAGTAACACCAACCAGGAGCTATAGAACTTGGATTATTTGACACCTTCTTTTCTTTTGTCAGAAGACATAAATATCCTTTTATAGTAATTGTTATATTAAATAATTGATTAGTATTTGTGTTATAATGCTAGTCAATTAGAACCTTAAGTGCTTTAATTGGCTCTCTCTTAGTTATACTCACCAAAGTCTTTTAAGAGGGAGTTTCATATTGTTTTCATCTGATTATCAATCAAATGTTTTGCAATTGCAGTGATTGAGTACATAATTTGTCCTCGTTCTTTTCCATTACTTCTTGTATATGGAATACCTCTTGCTTCTGATCTATCTTTTTGTAGAGCTTTATTGCTACATCCAACGACAGTAGATGTTTCATCTTCATCAAGAGTAACTTTTCCAAATTTTTCAAAAAGCAATTTTGATAATGTTTCATATTCATTCATTTTATATTCCTAGTTTTGAGCTAAAAATTCAGCTATGTCTCTTTTAGTATAAATGTATGATTTTCCTATTTTTTTACATTTAGGACCAATATTTTCTTTTGCCCAATTTACAATTGTTCTAGATTGGACTCTTAATATTTTTGCTACATCATTACTATCAAGTGTTAGAGTTTTTTCAAAACCTAACTCATTTATGTCATTTAAATATTTTTCTATAATTTCATCTTTCATAGAATTCTCCATTTCTTTATGATTAATTTTTTAATTTGAACTTTTGATTAATCAGGCTGTTCCACAATCCTTTACCCTCTTATGGTGAGGACTACCCTTGGACATTATGATTTTAAAGAACAATAAATATTAACAATTAAATGTAATATTTACATTTAAAAGTATTAATATGCATATAAAATGTATTATATACAAAAATAATTTGATTAGTCAAGCATTTTTACATTAAAACTCATAAAAAATAGATAAAATTGTATTATTTACATTTTTAAGCTATAATTATAAAAATTAATAAGGAATAAAATTGAAAGAAGCTATAAAAAAAATATTAGATATATCAGATAAAACTTATTATAATTGGAAAAATCAAAATAGACCTATAATTTTATTACTAGAGTTATGTTTTAGTGAA from Arcobacter suis CECT 7833 encodes:
- a CDS encoding DUF4118 domain-containing protein gives rise to the protein MEKLKSKAESLLEEIQKAEQGNFILYLGAAAGVGKTYAMLLKGRQLQESGIDVVVGYLEAHGRMETESLAEGLEVIPSKKIRYGGAEFSEVDIDAILKRDPEVVLIDELAHSNTQGSSYEKRYQDVLEILSHGIDVIATMNIQHIESLNDVVYSLTNVRVIETVPDSILERVDSFRLIDTPPDELIERLKNGKIYPQNRVESALNNFFTEQNLNKLRELTLRKAALKVSDEINEYSVAKRDGRRVQTNTVMVCIDHHEESMDAVRYAKRLSDSLKAPLIALQITSDAPGNSKKSEKIRKHVKLAERLGATIVSKVSGDKTDSVIESIEEYGITELVMTRPKSRFFGLMFPNLTKSVMDRKPKCIIDVVPFEKKNTSLFEQIKPLEGISDNLRYYLNSLVMLVGITGISFIGKDLLGIVNITLLYLLLTLFSAVRYGVAYSFFTALVGVLLFDFLFIEPYYRFSVNDLRYILSFIIFLIVGYTSGKLSDVIKAKNKAIKNEETRFRRLYELSSRLGDFDNEQDASKFAVEKLHAIFNSKTIVLIPDESDKLKIVSAIVNSEILSNEECNFFRISSNDQACAQWVYRNGESAGKFTNTLPNIEMTYFPSKAFNKTLAVVAIELPVLDTPTYELLSAFMNTFAVSLWRIGLFRQNQHIKLVEASEKLTSVLFNSVYHELKTPLAAILGSVSTINSPDVTISDASEMQLLENIEDSALEMERILKNLLDFARLENGLIHLKKDWCDVEDILGTAYQKALKQHPREDMTFRFHVDSPPIKGDFSLLEQVMLNLFDNALKYSKAGEIKVNAVKRGANLLITVSNPSDIDGSELSNIFDKFYRAEISAKIKGSGLGLSIIKEIIQAHKGSINAVKHYGEFVLTITLPINSNDSKMNIEG
- a CDS encoding helix-turn-helix domain-containing protein produces the protein MKDEIIEKYLNDINELGFEKTLTLDSNDVAKILRVQSRTIVNWAKENIGPKCKKIGKSYIYTKRDIAEFLAQN
- the kdpA gene encoding potassium-transporting ATPase subunit KdpA yields the protein MEELDMVLFALFAILVVIFGFFLGNYIYKIFDGKQTFLDPIVSPIENILFRISGIDSKKSQSFKEYTVSLMVFNILGIFALFFMLFFQNVFPLNPQNFSNLSWHLALNTAISFVTNTNWQSYGGESTMSYFSQMVGLSIQNFLSAATGAAVAVALMRGLTGRGIGNFYVDMTKTTLRLLLPIALICAVFFVSQGVIQTLAPYIDVTTIEGAKQTLAMGPVASQEAIKLLGTNGGGFFNVNSAHPFENPNELTNFIQIFSIFLIPVALLFTYGKFAGNRREGIAIFGAMTLLFALTLGGTYYAESQGNAMLSSLGVENGPSMEGKEVRFALGASSLFATVTTAASCGAVNSMHDSYSPLAGGTMMLQMMVGEVIFGGVGAGFYAMIVYVLLSMFMIGLMVGKTPMYLGKKIEAYEIKAVIIALLLPSMAILGFSAIAANYADGLAGLNNAGPHGLGEILYAYTSAAANNGSAFAGLTANTPFYNITLAIAMFIGRFGVIIPMIAIAVSMSNKKTYALSSGSVKSDNTTFTIFLAFTILILGALTFLPALTFTAIAEHVLMLSGKIY
- the kdpC gene encoding potassium-transporting ATPase subunit KdpC, with protein sequence MLKEIKKSVIVFGTLTLICGLAYPLLINTIGESVFASEANGSLVYEGKTPIASTLIAQNFTQQYYFHPRPSSAGTDGYDATSSSGSNFGYTSQKLHDAVKERVNAYRMENGLKATQKVPMDAVTTSGSGLDPHITVVNAMIQAKRVALSRGIEESKVIDVIHKNTQKVYWSIIGEEKINVVTLNLTLDREFGKVKI